In the genome of Roseofilum casamattae BLCC-M143, the window GGATTTTTGGAAAGCGAACTTGGACAACTTGATATTAGAGATTTCAGTCCTATTTTTTCCCACCTTACTTTTACCCTAAACCAATTAGAGACTAATCGAGTGTACACTGGATGATAGGTATAACTCTAATTAAGCAGATAAGAAGAGTCCATGACAGCCAAACCGAAAAACCGAAATAGCTATGGCGATGGAAATTGATAACTCCAAAACCTCAACCCAAATTCAGGCCGCAGCCTACCTTCACAATCTCCAACAAGAGCATCAACAAGAGCTAGAGACAATTCTGAGAGCGTTGGAGAAACTCACTAACCTCCCGACCGAACGGGTTGAAGCTTACTTCAAGATGCTCCTAGAACACTTGGTTCAGCCAGAGGAAACACCAAGGTTCCTGAATCAACGCAGTAGAGCCTTTTACGAGTGGGTGGAAAGCCATCGAGAGATGGATCTTCCGGTATTGTCAGATCGGGCCATCAGTCGCGAAAGTATTTACGGAGAGGAACCCTGACCCATTACCTCATTGATACGAACTTGCTGCTTCGTAGCATTCAAGCAACGCACCCAATGCACCAGGAAGCGGCCGGAGCCATTGGTATTCTCTTGCAAGGTGACGATGAGGTTTGTCTGTGTTCGCAAAATCTCATTGAGTTCTGGAATGTTTGTACTCGACCTCTTGCCAAAAATGGTTTGGGGATGTCAGTAGAACAGGCTGATGCGGAGCTGACACGACTGGAAGGGATTTTTTCGCTTCTCCCCGATCT includes:
- a CDS encoding type II toxin-antitoxin system VapC family toxin, encoding MTHYLIDTNLLLRSIQATHPMHQEAAGAIGILLQGDDEVCLCSQNLIEFWNVCTRPLAKNGLGMSVEQADAELTRLEGIFSLLPDLPAVYPHWRRLVRLYQVRGVNVHDTRLVAVMLASNLTHILTYNAADFRRFSEITVVHPSEITS